In a genomic window of Littorina saxatilis isolate snail1 linkage group LG6, US_GU_Lsax_2.0, whole genome shotgun sequence:
- the LOC138969682 gene encoding uncharacterized abhydrolase domain-containing protein DDB_G0269086-like, with protein MVEDETKIEDGGGKDTGVVEDETKIEDGGGKDTGMVEDETKIEDGGGRDTGVVEDETKIEDGGGRDTGVVEDETKIEDGGGRDTGVVEDETKIEDGGG; from the coding sequence ATGGTGGAAGATGAGACGAAGATAGAGGATGGAGGAGGAAAAGACACAGGAGTGGTGGAAGATGAGACGAAGATAGAGGATGGAGGAGGAAAAGACACAGGAATGGTGGAAGATGAGACGAAGATAGAGGATGGAGGAGGAAGAGACACAGGAGTGGTGGAAGATGAGACGAAGATAGAGGATGGAGGAGGAAGAGACACAGGAGTGGTGGAAGATGAGACGAAGATAGAGGATGGAGGAGGAAGAGACACAGGAGTGGTGGAAGATGAGACGAAGATAGAGGATGGAGGAGGTTGA